A genomic segment from Chloroflexota bacterium encodes:
- a CDS encoding IS5 family transposase (programmed frameshift) gives MLAPLLPPYVNRHRLGGGRPRVPERQCANGIFYVLRTGCQWKALDTTGICSGSTAHLRFQEWVEAGVFLDLWRVGLEAYDELKGLDWSWLSMDGAMTKAPLGGEKTGKNPTDRGKSGVKRSLLTEANGIPVGLAVDGANRNDMKMVRETVESNPVQRPEPTPEQPQGLCLDKGYDYDEVRQTLQEFGFTAHIRARGEEALALKREAGFKARRWVVERTHSWMNRFRRILIRWDKSAENYIAFLHFACALVAFRAAGLLG, from the exons GTGCTGGCCCCTTTACTCCCCCCGTATGTAAATCGGCATCGCTTGGGCGGCGGTCGCCCCCGTGTCCCAGAGCGCCAATGCGCCAATGGCATTTTCTATGTCCTGCGTACGGGTTGCCAATGGAAGGCCTTGGACACGACGGGGATCTGTTCCGGCTCAACGGCACACCTCCGTTTTCAAGAATGGGTCGAAGCCGGGGTGTTCTTGGACCTTTGGCGAGTCGGGCTGGAAGCGTACGATGAACTGAAAGGGCTGGACTGGAGTTGGCTAAGTATGGATGGCGCGATGACCAAAGCACCATTGGGCGGGGAA AAAACCGGCAAAAACCCGACCGATCGCGGCAAGTCGGGCGTCAAACGCAGTCTGTTGACCGAAGCCAACGGCATCCCCGTCGGTTTGGCCGTTGACGGGGCCAATCGGAATGATATGAAGATGGTCCGAGAGACCGTTGAGAGCAACCCGGTGCAACGCCCAGAGCCAACGCCTGAACAGCCGCAAGGCCTGTGCCTGGATAAAGGGTATGACTACGACGAAGTGCGCCAAACGTTGCAAGAGTTTGGTTTCACCGCTCATATTCGAGCGCGGGGTGAAGAAGCTCTGGCCCTCAAGCGCGAAGCTGGCTTCAAAGCCCGGCGGTGGGTAGTCGAACGGACTCATAGTTGGATGAATCGCTTTCGGCGCATTTTGATTCGCTGGGACAAGTCTGCTGAGAATTACATCGCTTTTCTGCATTTCGCCTGCGCGCTCGTCGCTTTCAGGGCCGCTGGGTTATTAGGATAG
- the cax gene encoding calcium/proton exchanger, which produces MNWLQVLLIGAPLAIVGELLHWPPIAIFGFACAALIPLAGWIGESTEMLAERTGPKIGGLLNATFGNAAELIITIAAIREGLLELVKASLTGSILGNLLLVLGASMLFGGLKNGRQKFDRARAGQNSTMLLMVLIALAVPTLFSPAIGPDSSQPVEALSLGVATCMILIYGLGIFYSFRAPATEDTPLTRPSAEHGVKHLWSPQKSLAVMAATVAAVVVLSELLVGTVEPIIEEFPFITEFFLGIILIPIIGNVAEHLVAVQVAMKNQMDLSVEIAVGSSLQIALFVAPALVFVSLLFPAPYLTLHFNQFELIAMMAASVIVALVSADGETNWLEGAQLLVVYVMLGLAFFFLPA; this is translated from the coding sequence ATCAACTGGTTACAAGTATTGCTCATCGGCGCGCCGCTGGCGATTGTTGGCGAACTCCTGCACTGGCCGCCGATTGCCATTTTTGGCTTTGCCTGCGCCGCCCTCATCCCGCTGGCCGGCTGGATCGGCGAGAGCACCGAAATGCTGGCCGAGCGCACCGGCCCGAAGATCGGCGGCCTGCTCAACGCCACCTTCGGCAATGCCGCCGAACTGATCATCACCATCGCCGCCATTCGTGAAGGCCTGCTGGAGTTGGTAAAAGCCTCGCTCACCGGCTCGATCCTGGGTAATTTGCTGTTGGTGCTTGGGGCCAGCATGCTCTTTGGCGGGCTGAAGAATGGCCGCCAGAAGTTTGACCGGGCGCGGGCCGGGCAAAACTCGACCATGTTGTTGATGGTGCTCATTGCCCTCGCCGTCCCTACCTTGTTCAGCCCGGCCATCGGCCCGGACTCTTCTCAGCCGGTTGAAGCCCTGAGTCTGGGCGTGGCGACTTGTATGATTCTGATTTATGGGCTTGGCATCTTTTATTCATTCCGCGCCCCGGCCACCGAGGACACGCCGCTCACCCGGCCCTCGGCTGAGCATGGGGTGAAGCATCTGTGGTCTCCGCAAAAATCTCTGGCAGTCATGGCGGCGACGGTGGCGGCGGTGGTGGTGTTAAGTGAATTGCTGGTGGGCACGGTTGAACCGATCATCGAAGAATTCCCCTTCATCACCGAATTCTTCCTGGGCATCATCCTCATTCCCATCATCGGCAACGTGGCTGAACATCTGGTGGCGGTGCAAGTGGCGATGAAGAATCAGATGGACTTGAGCGTGGAGATCGCCGTCGGTTCGAGTCTGCAAATCGCCCTCTTCGTCGCGCCGGCGCTGGTGTTCGTCAGCCTGCTCTTTCCGGCGCCGTATCTTACCCTGCACTTCAACCAGTTTGAACTTATCGCTATGATGGCCGCTTCGGTCATCGTCGCCCTGGTGAGCGCCGACGGCGAGACCAACTGGCTGGAAGGGGCGCAGTTGTTGGTGGTGTATGTGATGTTGGGGCTGGCGTTTTTCTTTTTGCCGGCATAG
- a CDS encoding ATP-dependent metallopeptidase FtsH/Yme1/Tma family protein, protein MVNNPRIRNIFVYVLILLAIVAILWSVRSQTQQTKPLTLSELAQALRRGDVEKISVSGDDITVTRKDGSVAVARKEPTSTAAEQLVALGVDSEILSGVEVDVARPSEWANLIPLLGYTLPAIFVMGLIYFMLRQAQGSNNQALSFGKSRARMFTGDQPTVTFEDVAGAEEAKEDLKEIVEFLKEPEKFISLGARIPKGVLLVGSPGTGKTLLAKAVSGEAGVPFFSISGSEFVEMFVGVGASRVRDLFDQAKRHSPCIVFVDEIDAVGRHRGAGLGGSHDEREQTLNQILVEMDGFDTDTNVIVVAATNRPDILDPALMRPGRFDRRVILDRPDVKGREAILKVHLRGKPLASDVNVSTLAKSTPGFVGADIENLVNESAILAARRSKKSIGMSELENSIERVMLGPERKSKLITPREKEVVAYHEAGHAVVARAMPEHDPVRKVTIIPRGVAGGVTWYLPEDSSLTTRTKLKTTLASAMGGRAAEELAFGDITTGASGDIAQITDIARTMVTRWGMSEKLGPMTFGKKEELVFLGKELGEQRDYSDSVAQEIDEEVRRLVQEAHEMALEILTNHRAQLDTVAKKLMEVETLDAVEFEAVYTGQEPPAESGSSTSNTPRPPRPAPESPAPSDGWPVPLPTGA, encoded by the coding sequence ATTGTGAATAACCCCCGTATAAGAAACATTTTTGTCTATGTCTTGATCCTGCTGGCCATCGTCGCCATCCTGTGGTCGGTGCGCTCTCAGACCCAGCAGACCAAGCCATTGACCTTGAGCGAACTTGCCCAGGCCCTGAGGCGCGGCGACGTTGAGAAGATTTCCGTCTCCGGCGACGACATCACCGTAACCAGAAAAGACGGCTCCGTCGCCGTCGCCCGCAAAGAACCTACTTCGACGGCCGCCGAACAATTGGTAGCCCTGGGCGTGGACTCGGAAATCCTGTCCGGCGTCGAAGTGGACGTGGCCCGCCCCAGCGAGTGGGCCAACCTCATCCCTCTGCTTGGCTACACCCTGCCCGCCATCTTCGTCATGGGGTTGATCTACTTTATGCTCCGCCAGGCGCAGGGAAGCAACAACCAGGCGCTCTCCTTTGGCAAGAGCCGGGCGCGCATGTTCACCGGCGACCAGCCGACCGTGACCTTTGAAGACGTGGCCGGGGCGGAGGAAGCCAAAGAAGACCTCAAGGAAATCGTCGAATTCCTCAAAGAGCCGGAGAAGTTCATCTCACTCGGCGCTCGCATCCCCAAAGGCGTTTTGCTGGTGGGGTCGCCGGGCACTGGCAAGACCCTGCTCGCCAAAGCCGTGTCGGGTGAGGCGGGCGTCCCGTTCTTCTCGATCTCCGGCTCGGAGTTCGTGGAGATGTTCGTCGGCGTCGGCGCCAGCCGCGTGCGCGATCTCTTCGATCAGGCCAAGCGCCACAGCCCGTGCATCGTCTTCGTAGACGAAATTGACGCGGTGGGCCGCCATCGCGGCGCCGGCCTGGGCGGAAGCCATGACGAGCGCGAACAAACCCTCAACCAGATTCTGGTGGAGATGGACGGCTTCGACACCGACACGAACGTGATTGTGGTGGCCGCCACCAACCGCCCCGACATTCTCGACCCGGCCCTGATGCGGCCCGGACGGTTTGACCGCCGGGTGATCCTCGACCGGCCCGATGTCAAAGGCCGTGAAGCCATCCTCAAAGTTCATTTGCGTGGCAAGCCGCTGGCCTCCGACGTGAACGTCTCGACCCTGGCCAAGAGCACCCCTGGCTTCGTGGGCGCAGACATTGAAAACCTGGTCAACGAATCGGCCATCCTGGCCGCCCGCCGGAGCAAGAAATCCATCGGCATGTCGGAACTGGAGAACAGCATCGAGCGCGTCATGCTTGGCCCCGAGCGCAAGAGCAAGCTGATCACACCCAGAGAGAAGGAAGTGGTGGCCTACCACGAGGCGGGTCATGCCGTCGTCGCCCGGGCCATGCCGGAGCACGACCCGGTTCGTAAAGTCACCATCATCCCGCGTGGCGTGGCCGGCGGCGTCACCTGGTACCTGCCTGAAGACTCGTCGCTGACGACGCGCACCAAACTAAAGACCACCCTGGCTTCGGCCATGGGTGGCCGCGCCGCCGAAGAGCTTGCTTTTGGCGACATCACCACCGGCGCCAGCGGCGACATCGCCCAGATCACCGACATTGCCCGCACGATGGTGACGCGCTGGGGCATGAGCGAGAAGCTTGGCCCGATGACGTTCGGCAAGAAGGAAGAGCTGGTCTTTCTGGGCAAAGAGTTGGGCGAACAGCGCGACTATTCCGACTCGGTGGCTCAGGAGATTGACGAAGAAGTGCGACGGCTGGTGCAGGAAGCCCACGAGATGGCGCTGGAAATTCTGACGAATCACCGCGCCCAGCTTGACACCGTGGCCAAGAAGTTGATGGAAGTGGAAACGCTGGACGCCGTCGAGTTTGAAGCGGTGTACACCGGCCAGGAACCGCCCGCCGAGAGCGGCAGTTCCACCTCCAACACCCCACGCCCGCCCCGCCCCGCGCCCGAGTCGCCTGCCCCTTCGGATGGCTGGCCTGTGCCGTTGCCTACCGGCGCGTAA
- a CDS encoding serine/threonine protein kinase: protein MADALLNQRYKILSQIGAGGMALVLKAQDMSLGRPVAVKVLRETYTGNGEFLSRFLDEARAAANLAHPNIVTVHDFGEDSGRYYMVMEHVEGKNLKDIIRNEGPFNVDRALDYAIQICMGVGYAHRAGLVHCDLKPQNVLVTPDGRVKVTDFGIARALASIHPAEVNEVVWGSPQYFSPEQAAGEAPTPASDVYSIGVMLFEMLTGKLPFQAENPQELSMKHLQEEPPPLSLYNPSLPEALERIVHKVLAKEPSARYRTADQLGHILVSYKDRGAEVTAGRPQAATVKSTAMPTAPAVGRTQPRPAAKPAPQPASEEQYYGEDEEEEGLDWTAILLAGVALLALVGLIPLWLFVLLRYNPGLFGL, encoded by the coding sequence ATGGCCGATGCACTCCTCAACCAACGTTATAAGATTCTGTCGCAAATCGGGGCTGGCGGCATGGCGCTTGTTCTCAAAGCCCAGGATATGTCGCTGGGGCGGCCGGTGGCCGTCAAAGTCCTGCGCGAGACCTACACCGGCAACGGCGAGTTTCTCAGCCGCTTCCTCGACGAGGCCCGCGCCGCCGCCAACCTGGCCCACCCCAACATCGTCACCGTCCACGATTTTGGCGAGGACAGCGGGCGCTATTACATGGTAATGGAGCATGTGGAAGGCAAGAATCTGAAGGACATCATCCGCAACGAAGGCCCGTTCAACGTTGACCGCGCCCTCGATTATGCCATCCAGATTTGCATGGGTGTGGGCTACGCCCACCGTGCCGGGCTGGTGCACTGCGACCTCAAACCGCAGAATGTTCTGGTCACGCCTGATGGCCGGGTCAAAGTGACCGACTTCGGCATCGCCCGCGCGCTGGCGTCCATCCATCCGGCTGAAGTGAACGAAGTGGTGTGGGGAAGCCCGCAATACTTTTCGCCGGAGCAGGCGGCCGGCGAGGCCCCCACCCCGGCCTCCGACGTGTATTCAATTGGCGTGATGCTGTTCGAGATGTTGACCGGCAAACTGCCCTTCCAGGCCGAGAACCCGCAAGAGCTTTCCATGAAGCACTTGCAGGAAGAACCGCCGCCGCTCTCGCTCTATAACCCGTCCCTGCCTGAAGCCCTCGAACGCATCGTTCACAAAGTGCTGGCTAAAGAGCCGTCGGCCCGCTACCGCACTGCCGATCAACTCGGCCACATTCTGGTTTCGTACAAAGATCGTGGCGCGGAAGTGACTGCTGGCCGCCCCCAGGCCGCCACGGTTAAATCCACAGCCATGCCCACCGCCCCGGCAGTGGGCCGCACCCAACCGCGTCCGGCGGCCAAACCGGCTCCCCAACCCGCTTCCGAAGAGCAATATTATGGCGAAGACGAAGAGGAAGAAGGCCTCGACTGGACAGCCATCCTGCTCGCCGGTGTAGCCCTGCTGGCGTTGGTCGGTCTGATTCCGCTCTGGCTGTTTGTGTTGTTGCGATACAATCCCGGCCTCTTCGGCTTATAA
- a CDS encoding serine/threonine-protein phosphatase, protein MDTPSIPRPQLAVLLASGHHTDIGQVRKINQDSLLVMEMDKVNQSMPSPLGLYVVADGLGGYEGGEIASGLVVTAIASLAQADLFNSFIGGALDEAATKTWLQLAVKRANEAVVEKRTGANSEMGSTLVMAVVNGLNVCLAHVGDSRAYRLNSSGELERLTYDHSLVEELVKAKQLTPAQAKSHNLGSLVYKTIGNKEEVEPDVQSVELEPGDRLILCCDGLNGMISDEQIAAIAHAAPTPAEAAHRLVTAANEAGGRDNITAIVVEISIR, encoded by the coding sequence ATGGACACCCCCTCAATCCCCCGGCCTCAACTAGCCGTTTTGCTTGCCTCCGGTCATCACACCGACATCGGCCAGGTGCGCAAGATAAACCAGGACAGCCTGCTGGTGATGGAAATGGACAAAGTCAACCAGTCCATGCCCAGCCCGCTGGGACTCTACGTGGTGGCCGACGGTTTGGGGGGTTACGAGGGCGGCGAGATTGCCAGCGGCCTGGTGGTGACAGCCATTGCCAGTTTGGCCCAGGCCGACCTCTTCAATAGTTTCATTGGCGGCGCGCTGGACGAGGCCGCTACCAAGACCTGGCTTCAACTGGCAGTGAAGCGGGCCAACGAGGCCGTGGTGGAGAAGCGCACCGGCGCCAACAGCGAAATGGGCAGCACCCTGGTGATGGCCGTCGTCAACGGCCTCAACGTTTGCCTGGCCCACGTCGGCGACAGCCGGGCTTACCGCCTCAACTCATCGGGCGAACTCGAACGTCTCACCTACGATCACTCCCTTGTCGAAGAACTGGTGAAAGCCAAACAACTCACCCCGGCTCAGGCCAAGAGCCACAACCTGGGAAGCCTCGTCTACAAAACCATCGGCAACAAAGAAGAGGTTGAGCCTGACGTGCAATCGGTGGAGCTGGAGCCGGGCGACCGACTCATTTTGTGTTGTGACGGCCTCAACGGCATGATCAGCGACGAGCAGATTGCGGCCATTGCCCACGCCGCGCCCACCCCGGCCGAGGCCGCCCACCGCCTGGTCACTGCCGCCAACGAAGCCGGTGGCCGCGACAACATCACGGCCATTGTCGTCGAAATTTCCATCCGTTGA
- a CDS encoding ATP-dependent Clp protease adaptor ClpS, with translation MVESDVRLEVNREEETSVETERELELVVGPATGDRGRVLLHNDDVTTMDFVVFVLRSVFELSGERAEDVMLAAHLRGIAYVATYPLEEAKYRVGQAHALARAEGFPLTLTIEPED, from the coding sequence ATGGTTGAAAGCGACGTGCGGCTTGAAGTTAACCGAGAAGAAGAAACCTCTGTAGAAACTGAGCGCGAGCTTGAACTCGTCGTCGGGCCGGCCACCGGCGACAGGGGAAGAGTTTTGCTCCACAACGACGATGTCACGACGATGGATTTCGTCGTCTTCGTCTTGCGTAGCGTGTTTGAACTGTCGGGGGAACGGGCCGAGGACGTGATGCTGGCCGCTCACCTGCGCGGCATCGCCTACGTAGCTACATACCCGCTGGAAGAAGCCAAGTACCGGGTGGGGCAGGCCCACGCCCTGGCCCGCGCCGAAGGCTTCCCGCTCACACTGACGATTGAACCGGAAGACTAA
- a CDS encoding diacylglycerol kinase family lipid kinase, translating into MTHMRAALVFNPIAGIAGRGRAAQVVQWAQKALQALGWSVVLKETRRHGEMHGVAASVLSEDVDAVFAAGGDGTVGAVSAALAGSDVVMGVLPTGTANIWAVELGLIEPGAGLKSAADVQNCLEAQLNGVVRSVDIGRCGDRSFLLWAGVGLDGHVISKIEPRPELSKRLGEAYFYLAGLLAAADFRGGPMTVRADDRTISGTKLLAVITNIRRYAGVQSILDPDTRVDDGQLDVWTMDGESYFEALGQLVRYKRGQHLGHPTVQKLSGRRIEVETELPMRLQFDGEAAEAVKRAEFNVWPAALRVFAPQKPSPIFSNRPGDADALRADFRG; encoded by the coding sequence ATGACGCACATGCGGGCCGCCCTTGTTTTCAACCCCATTGCCGGAATCGCCGGCAGAGGGCGCGCGGCTCAGGTGGTGCAGTGGGCGCAGAAAGCCTTGCAGGCTCTGGGTTGGTCGGTGGTTTTGAAGGAGACAAGGCGGCACGGCGAGATGCATGGTGTGGCCGCCTCAGTGTTGAGCGAGGATGTAGACGCCGTCTTTGCCGCAGGCGGCGATGGCACAGTGGGGGCCGTCTCTGCCGCCCTGGCCGGGTCGGACGTGGTGATGGGTGTTTTGCCTACCGGCACGGCCAACATTTGGGCAGTTGAACTGGGGTTGATAGAACCTGGCGCCGGGTTAAAATCGGCGGCTGATGTTCAGAACTGCCTCGAGGCTCAGTTGAACGGCGTAGTCAGATCAGTTGATATAGGCCGCTGTGGCGACCGATCCTTTTTATTGTGGGCGGGCGTGGGGCTGGACGGCCACGTCATCAGCAAAATTGAGCCCCGCCCCGAGCTTAGCAAACGTCTTGGCGAAGCGTATTTTTACCTGGCCGGCCTTCTCGCCGCCGCCGACTTTCGCGGCGGGCCGATGACGGTTCGCGCCGACGACAGAACGATAAGCGGCACGAAACTGCTGGCCGTCATCACCAACATCCGGCGCTACGCGGGCGTCCAATCCATTCTCGATCCTGACACCCGCGTTGACGACGGCCAGCTTGATGTCTGGACGATGGACGGCGAAAGCTACTTTGAGGCGCTGGGCCAACTCGTTCGTTACAAGCGCGGCCAGCACCTCGGCCACCCCACGGTGCAAAAATTGAGCGGGCGCAGAATTGAAGTTGAAACGGAGTTGCCTATGCGGCTGCAATTCGACGGGGAAGCCGCCGAGGCTGTGAAACGGGCCGAGTTCAACGTTTGGCCGGCCGCGCTGAGGGTGTTTGCGCCGCAAAAGCCATCGCCGATTTTCTCGAACCGCCCTGGGGACGCGGACGCTTTGCGCGCTGATTTTCGCGGATAA